GGGTAGCCGCGTAATCGACGCAAGGTATCAGACCACCCCGTCCCAGAATAACGATCAACTCACTGGTACGGCCCGGTTGGAGCACGTCACTCCGGCCAAAACGATCGTGTCCCTGAATCTGGTAGGGAACGCTGTGCGATTTCCCTCGCCGCTCTATCCAGACTACCGTCGCGTCGATGGGTTCGCCGGAATCGAGGGCAAGCGTGGCTCATCGACGCTCGAGGCGAATATCGGTGCAACACTAATTCAAACCGCGAACCAACCGAACCGAATCGGCAAGCTTGTGAATGCAAGATATGAGTATCAAGCCAATCCGACTGTTTCCATTGCCGCAAGCTTCGATTTTGAATACAGCGATATATCGAGGGATATCCTTGTTTCTCCGACGGTGCAGAACCCGAATGCAACGTCCGGGGGCCTTTTCTATGGCCGGCGAGGGGATTTGATAGTGGCCCAGAACGCACCTGATCAGGACACGACGGTTCGTGTATTTGTCCGCGATCGGGACTATATCGATCCCATCTTCAATGACGAACAAAGTCTGGGCGCAAGCGGGGTGTACCGCAGGGTTGTGGGCGGACGTTCCGATGTGACCCTGTTTGGCGAGTATCTGGATACGCGATATCCGGCCCTCTCGAGGACTGACACGGAGGTTTCCTTTGGAACGCAGTACCGCCTGCGGCTGCGGCCTCGTTGGAGCTGGATCTCGGGGGTCTCTCGGAACTACCGGGATAGCACGGATCCAACGGCCATCTACACGGAAAACGTCATTTCTACGGGAATCGTCTATGAACGCGGGAAGTTCACCAACCCCAATGGGATTGGAAGAAGGTAAAATGTCCGCGGTGGCTCGTCAGACGTACCGCAAACGCGGGCAGGCGGAAACCTGGCGCAAGGCAGGGGTTTCCTCTCGCCCGGTCAGACATTGGCTCGAGGGAAGAATCCGATGAATGCGCGGATCAATGAATTTCAGGCCATCGTGCGTGAGACATCGATGCCAGAGTCATCTGCAGGCTACCAGAGAATAGTCATCGACGATTTGCAGGATTCCGGGATTCTGGCGTTGTGGAATCAGCTTCTTGCCGGGCACGGCGCACATTTCTTTCAGACACCGCAATGGCTGGCTTGCTTGCGGCGAAACGAGAAGTCTATGGCTGTATTGACTTCGTTCGAAGGAAGAGTTGTGGCGAGTTCGGTTGTTCGGCGCCGATCCGTACCCGTGGCGGGAAAGGGAATCTACATCGTCGAACGTGGCCCGGTGAGCGAGAATGCAACTGCGCTTGAAGCGCATTTGCAGCAACTTGTCGAGTTGTATGGAAAGGATGCTGTGGCGATTCGTATTAGTCCCTATGAAGTGGAATCGGACAAGGACGAAACCGAGGCGACACTGGGAAAATGGGGTTGGAAGATCGTTGGCGGGACCTCGTACCTGTACGACGCAACCGTGACGGTGGACCTTGGTCAGGAAATCGAAGGGATTCGCAGAGCTTTTCGTCGTTCCCTGCGCACCCAGATTAACAAGGCACGAAAGGCGGGGATTCGCGTCCGTAACAATGTAGGGAGCTCGGAATTCAGAACGTTTGTCCGCGAGTTCAATGCCATGGCGCGACGGCGCGGTCTGGCAACGATTCAGGACGAAATCGCCGAAGAGTTGGAGCACTTGAACGGGAAACCCGGAGGGGCGCAACTTTTTGTCTGCGACTACCAGGGGGAACAGGTGGCAGGAGCGCTGATGATCCCGGCGGCTGATCGCATTATTTATCGCTGGGGCTACTCGAGCGAAGCGGAGGCCCACCGGCAGCTTCCCCTCAGCCATGCCTTGCACTGGGAAGCCATGCAGTGGGCCCGTGAGAGCGGGTATCCCTTCTACGATTTTGGCGGCTACTGGGAAGAGCGGGGCGACGAGGATCCAATCAATCGTTTCAAGACCGGGTTCAGCAAGCACATTGAAAAACACGTGCGGGAGCACGTATTGATACTGCGCCCTGGAATGTATGTCGCAATCCAACATTTGACTCGCCTGCGTGCACGGTGGTCATGAGTTTCAGGAAAGGCATGAACTTTCGGGAAGCAGAACTTGTCTGTTGGTGGAGAGCCGAGAACTATTCAGGTCAGGGTCGATGATAATTGATAGCAAAGACTCGAGCGTGAACGGTCCGCAAGCTGTTGCCGACGGGCCGCTGCGCATACTGATCGTGGTAGACAGCTTCTATCCCGGCGATGGTGGAGCGGAAAAACAGGCTCAACTCCTGAGTCGCGCATTCCGGGATGCCGGTCACGCCGTAAAAGTGGTCGCACCGCGATTGGAGAGGGAAATGAAGTCGCGCGAAGTAGTCGATGGCGTACCCGTCGAGCGAATTGTATACCCGCGGATCCGCTTTCTTGGCGCCTTGATTCTTTCTGCACGGTTCGCCTTCAAACTGCTATGGGAACGACGGCACTACGATGCCATTCATGTTCATATCGCGAAGAATCTTGCCGCTGTGGCGGGCCTTCTGCGCCCGGTGCTGCCTGCGTCGCTTCACATACGAGAAGCTCGTGGTGGCCGGCTATCCGCAAGAACGTCTGCTCATGATTCCCAATGCGGTCGATCTGGTCCGGTTTGACAAGTCGTCGCAACAGAAGAACGACGATGTGAATGTCTCGGATGTCGCCTATGTGGGAAGGCTGCGTGCGGTGAAAGGTATCCAGGTTCTGGTTGAAGCGTGGTCATTGATGGCGCCGGACCACAAGCTCGCAATCGCCGGTGACGGATCGTTGCGCGAAGAACTGACAAACCGGATCGCGGAACTGGGCCTTGAGCAACAGGTGCGATTTTGCGGGGAGATCGACAACGTACCTGAATTGCTGCGTCAGACACGGGTGTATGTACAACCCTCATACCAGGAGGGAATGCCCAATTCGGTGCTGGAGGCGATGGCGGCCGGTCTTCCAATCGTCGCGACACGGGTCAGTGGCAACGTAGACCTGGTTCATGACGGGGAGAACGGGTTTCTGGTACCACCGGGTGACAAGGACGCCTTGGCGCAGGCGATCCGTCGGCTCCTGGAAGATCCGGAACTTGCCAGCAGAATGGGGGAACGGTCGCGGCAACTGGCCGCGGAGTTCGGCGTGCCGATTGTGACGGCCAAATTGCTGCAGCGGTTTCGCGGGACACTGGCGGCATGACGGGAGAACGCATCGAAAAGGTGGTTTTGACGGCCACGATCGATACCGAATGTGATCACGATCCCAACTGGGCCCGTTCAAAACCGCTGACATTCCACTCGATCACAATGGGCGTGCCGGAACGTTTGCAGCCGGCCTTCGACGCCGCGGGCGCGGTTCCCACCTATCTGCTGACGGTCGAGGTGATGGAGGATGACGACAGCGTGCAGGCGCTGCGGGCACTCAAAGGAAGGTATGAATTCGGCACGCACCTCCATTCCGCGTTCATCGAACCGGAGAAAAAGTTTCAGGACTATGCGGGGATCGACAGCCCCGACTTCCAATGTCATTGTCCGCCCGATATTGAGTCCAAAAAGCTGGAGAACCTGACTCGTCTGTTCGAGAACCGTTTTGGCTATGCGCCAAAATCATTCCGTGCCGGAAGGTTTGGCGCCGGTGCCAATACGATAGACGCGCTGGAGCGACTGGGCTACGTCACCGATACCAGCGTAACACCATATATACGCTGGCCCCATCCGGACGGGCCGGTCGACTACCGGCACGCGCCGGAGCAACCCTACTATCCGGCGGAAGGATCCCTCACGAAGCCCGGAAGCTATCGCCCGGATCGGCTCCTCGAGATTCCGGTGAGCATGTATCCCCGGTGGTTGCGCGGCCCGCGCTGGTTGCGGCCCTGGTTTTCCAGCGTAGCAAACATGAAGAAGGTGATTCACCACCAATTGCGCCGGCACCGTGATGCCCCCGTTGTTGTAGTCAATATGATGTTTCATTCCATGGAGGTGATCCCCGCCGCCAGCCCGTACCCCCAGTCGGAATCTGATGTTCGGCAATATCTGGACGATTTGGGGGAAATACTGCACTGGGCCGGGGCGGAAGGGATTGAGTTCTGCGGCATCACAGAGGCCGCAAATCTGGTCAATCAGGCCAACAGCGGGTAGCGGGCGTGGACGTAACGGTTGTGTCCACAGCCGAGCAATTGGCGGCGCTCGGTCCCCATTGGACGGCCCTTCATGCGCGCGCCCCTTGGGCGAGCATCTTTAACAGCTGGGAG
This genomic interval from Acidiferrobacteraceae bacterium contains the following:
- a CDS encoding peptidoglycan bridge formation glycyltransferase FemA/FemB family protein — translated: MNARINEFQAIVRETSMPESSAGYQRIVIDDLQDSGILALWNQLLAGHGAHFFQTPQWLACLRRNEKSMAVLTSFEGRVVASSVVRRRSVPVAGKGIYIVERGPVSENATALEAHLQQLVELYGKDAVAIRISPYEVESDKDETEATLGKWGWKIVGGTSYLYDATVTVDLGQEIEGIRRAFRRSLRTQINKARKAGIRVRNNVGSSEFRTFVREFNAMARRRGLATIQDEIAEELEHLNGKPGGAQLFVCDYQGEQVAGALMIPAADRIIYRWGYSSEAEAHRQLPLSHALHWEAMQWARESGYPFYDFGGYWEERGDEDPINRFKTGFSKHIEKHVREHVLILRPGMYVAIQHLTRLRARWS
- a CDS encoding glycosyltransferase, translated to MNGPQAVADGPLRILIVVDSFYPGDGGAEKQAQLLSRAFRDAGHAVKVVAPRLEREMKSREVVDGVPVERIVYPRIRFLGALILSARFAFKLLWERRHYDAIHVHIAKNLAAVAGLLRPVLPASLHIREARGGRLSARTSAHDSQCGRSGPV
- a CDS encoding glycosyltransferase; its protein translation is MVAGYPQERLLMIPNAVDLVRFDKSSQQKNDDVNVSDVAYVGRLRAVKGIQVLVEAWSLMAPDHKLAIAGDGSLREELTNRIAELGLEQQVRFCGEIDNVPELLRQTRVYVQPSYQEGMPNSVLEAMAAGLPIVATRVSGNVDLVHDGENGFLVPPGDKDALAQAIRRLLEDPELASRMGERSRQLAAEFGVPIVTAKLLQRFRGTLAA